CATGCAGATACATCAAAAGCCCATCGTGTATTAATGAGAGACATCTTTAACTGATATATTGGTAAAATCTTGAAATGTGTAGACCAATTAACGTAACAAAGGAATAcagataattttttataccatGTGTGAACCTGTAGACATTAATCCTGTTCAGGGTCACAAACACAAAACAGAATCCTAATATATaagcaaaaaataacaaaactgtCAATATGAACATGCagtgtaaaacaaataaaaacatacaataatGTGATTGAACTCCCAAATACATGTTAATAAGTTgcaaaatagtaaatatacttaagattttcattttttatttcagccatgaataataaatttgccATACAACTACAAATACAATTgtatatctattatttaaacatagcACAAAGgagtattgtttaataatttatacactTACCATACAACTTAGCATTATCCGGTCCTCTTTCTCTTAAACTAGAAGTAGCAGTCAACTTAGCAGTCTCTAGAAGAGGCTCATTACACTCATAGTCGTAATAATATCGTACTGAATCTGAAAATCGCAGTTAaactttatgttaattaaagttattctGATTCAAATTAAAACTCAGTATTAATACTTGTTAAGTTACGTCGATCTTAATAAATCTTAtcatttagaaatttattcaACGCTTTTTTAACGAATATGTGAATCCTAACTACATTACACTAACCTGATTTGACGCTTGTTAAGCTTAAACACAGCACCGCAACGAAATAATACAAAGTATCAATCATCATAACTTCATAGCTATAAATAATGCAGCTAAATATTAATTCGTCGTTGTAAtagaattcaaataaaaatttgtttgatCATTACAAAATTCGGTCGGCGTTGGAGCAACGCAGCTTGCGGACAACACCCAAATACATGTAAATTGCCAAAAGTGAAATTTATCCTTACCTGTGCCTTTAAAACTTCATAAATATGTGTGTCACTGTGTTGTTGTCGACCATTTGTCAATTGCCATTGTCACTCCGATTTCGGCAATTGTTCGATTCGATTCTTCCATTAGGaagattttgtttttcaattttaatacattttaactgTTTGCATTGGCCTTACTTCTAGATTAAACCACATAAAgtaggtgttttttttaaatctagtttatttttatttaaaagactaAAAGATTATCTCTAAATAGGTGAACGCCCTAGTCGCCACTTattcttcatatttttttatagatccGTATTCGGTTTCCCGTGAAGTCAACAATTAAAGTCAGTGCCACGTTATAAgttttatactaattaaagTATGAAAGACCTCTTTTCTggataattttactaaaaggTAAGACTTCTATTTCCATGATTGAGTCATGCCAAGTTTGTCACGCAACTAGCTTgctgtttttaaaatcaatacttCACCGGCCCCACTacgtaatattattgtttatttttgtacaatatgaaattgtaaaattaatgtttttaccatacagaaataactataaattattatcgtGTTATTgctagtatttataataataattcctttaaccctttttatttaatacgccccaaaacattaaaattaagtaaattctaaataaaccTGCAGAATAAATCATGTCAACGACAGACCGTAAGTTGGAATTAGAACGTAAGAAGGCAAAGCTCCAGGCTCTTCGTGATGAGAAAGATCGTCGTCGCAGAGAAAAAGAGCAGAAAGATGCCGAAGAAGCTTTGGTAAGTAAAGAAGTAATTACCTTaacgtaaattaaaacattaagaaTTAACCTTAATGTAAttacaatctttttttataaacataatataacaatttttcaaTTCTTATTAGAATGACAAGCAATAACATGTGAACATTACAATCTTCAGATTATATCTTCTAAAATACAATGAACTAAACTTTATCTTTTGAATCCTTATAGAATACAAAACACCttctagttttatttatttcctttttagCACAGAGCATCCACAGCTTCAAGCTTGGACAGCCGCCGGGATCTTGATGAAATGCTATCATCACTTGGGGTGGCTCCAGTGAAAGATGTGCTCTCATCACTTTCTTCGATGACTTCATTAACACCACCTCAGACAGCCTCACCCGATGCCAGCCTTCCACATACTGATAAATCAAGCATTCCACATGGGTGTGTATATCCATGAGCTCTATGATGAAAGATAAATGAACATAAGATTAGTTATTACAGACACAAGTCTATTAGCTATGTCAAAATAGCTCggcataataaaaaaattatattaagtacatttttaacaaCTAACTCTTTGTTGACATTTTAAACggaaaatagtatttttaatcatgtttaacaaaagaaaactgCTTATAGTGAACTACTTTTGAAAAACGTATTTCAGCACACCTAAGAAACCTCCACAACTGCAAGTTGTATCAGTTCAGTCTACAGACATTCCTCCAAAAGAAAATCTAACATATGCTAAGCAAACACAAACCACCACATCGGGAGTCACTGAATTGCGTGATGGTAAGCCCCTTTACAACTTagttagtgttttgtttttatatatttaaagtttggGTACCCcagaaaaaaattgacagTTTAAAGTTCTAAATGTTCTCAAGAACCAGTATTGCCTAGTATAATACTTTGGATATTTCAGTTATCACCTAAAACATCTTAGATGTGGCAgcttattattgaaattaaattttgatctTCCATAACTTACAATAATTCTCTTTACTAAAGATAACATTACTGAAATTGTTCAATGGCGTTGAAAGATCTGTAAACACCAAAGGATGCACACATCTTAAAGCACTTGACAAcaaacatatatgtatttaaaaaatatttcaaacccATTGAACTGAAAATAATactcaattttaataatgtgtgtgtgtgatatAAAAAGTAACCTGCCTCTGTTTGTCAAATTAACTTATGACTCTCAAAGGCATAACAAATTCTCATTAACAATTTTCATGATAAAGATTTTACTAACCATAatgtctatatatttttgagaATTTGTTGAATTGATTTAACTGTGATGTTTGGGTGATGGTTTTATGTTATCATTTGCAAATGCAACTTGCTACTAACACATTTATGAAATCAGACACTAATATAGTTATACtacttttttaagtttaactaTGTCTAATTCCACTCTACAAGATGGATACAAGCTGTGTGGCTTGCATTTTCATGCTAATATGTTTTAGACTTAATTTACactagataataaataaaatatataataaataatattacgatcagcttaatcaaaaatatttttttaatctacacATCAGCTGCATGAAATCAGTTTTAGGaacttcataaaaataattccatGTAACAAAACTGTACCATATGTATTTTGTTGAAGTACTTTTTAGACAAGTGATTATTATTTACCGTCTTCCATTTTACTTATCTTTGAAAAAGTAgtataacttaacataattttaaaagtatatctTGCTTCATGTACCACATAGTACAGTATAGTATTTGCAAATGATACGTATCGTCGACATGTAGTGAAGCAGTATTTACTTTTCACACTTCTCGCCTTTGTAGTCTGAATTTTTTTGAAACAAATGTTAGTTATTGCTTTTGCTTACAGGCTCTTTCATTAGTGTTATTAgatgattattaaatatgccGTAAGACAGTAACTGTATACTTTGCATtaggtaaattaattttagagaGATTTAACTTTTCTCTCTTACAAATCCCTTGCAAGTAAGGTGTGATTGATTCGTGTTGGTTACTGAAGGGTCACACTTGTCTAAAAAGGGATTGGAGAAAATTTCTGCGATCGATTcgatttaatgatttaagtaAATCATATCatcatcaatattttttcgaTGTAGAACACGTATTACACGAATTGAAAAAGCCTGTGATGAGTATCTGTTCATCCTTATAATTATTCGGACTACAATTCCTCACGCAGTTATCAAGCTTTCGTGCTGTTCTGTGGTTATTAATAACGTTTatgtaaagataaataaatgcaGTTGTATGTGAGAATTATactcatgttttaaacaactAACAGCCGTACTAAAAGTCGCTCATTAAGAGTTAATggttacttatatataaaagctatAATAATGCTTACTTAAATAAGCCAACaagttagtaattattaatctgTCTTTAGAGAAAATGGGCGACTCTGAGTACACCtataaatattagataataaaaaaaacaaacattgcgAATGAGTGACAAAATAAGAGTTAGTTAAACTCTTATTTTCCTCAAATATGACTGCAATtatgtgttaattaaaataaaaatctcgCGGTGAAACCGTAAAAGTAAATACTGTATGAGTGTTTGGTGCAATGTTTGTGTTTGTGCTACCATAAACAAGGCTCTTCCAATGCATCACCGCTTGCAGGATACATGGAGGACTGGTGGCGGCCACGGAAAGGTAATATTGACTTTATTAACTCTATTGATAGAGGTTGATTTTTGCTTGTTAGCGTCCCGAATATTCTTCCGAATATTTAGTTCATTTTATACCTTCCTTGTTTTGTAGTGTTTCACTTTGTTCACGGAATGGCTAGATCGTATTTTGTtcagaatttttaatttcaaataaaggTTCTATTTGTAGAAAAGCGGACGCATCAGCGAAACACAAACTCTACAAAGCATTTTTTGTCTTACAaacactaataaatatttttaattggacATATCATTAGGAATTCtcattgtttaattatttaatacactTTTGACCAAATCATTACAAAAATTTCATCATCTGCATGtcagagttttttttttttaatttaacaggATTTTAGGCACGTTTTATGTCGCATGGTCTCGTAACACtggtttataacaatatttttggtaaaattAGGTAAGATAATTGAATTGTAAGGTTTAAGAGAGGTCACGGTTGAAAGTCGATATTTTTGAATCTGTGATCGATTTACTGATCTGAATGTTCTCTTCCATAGCCCACGCGGCAGACTACTACGGTAAGTCATTATTCCTCCCGTTCGCTTCTCATGAGACTGAATAACTCGGTGGCGGTAGGACTAGACCTCATTAGTCGTATGTCTTCCACGCTTTTAGACTTACTAACATGCCGAAATAATCGGGCCTAAGGTTAATGATGTGGTAATTCGGTCCATTCCAAGTGGCCTTCCAGAGTTCTCCACGTGGTCTCCGACCGCTGGGCCACTATATAGcacagtatataatatttgtatcggTGCCGGTATGGGGATCGCCATATCATCTCATTCACATTTCCGTCTCAACTAACCATACATTGCACAGGTTTTAACGCATACGGCccattttgttaaacttcaGACTGATTTCTCGGACTATACACCTTGCATTTCAAGAAACAACTCGTGAAATCGTTGTTTTTCgctaaattttacatttacaccAAACCGAATCTTCAAATGCACATATAGAACTGAAAAGCAGTCACAGTTGGATGAAATGGTGTCATAGGCCATGCTGTATATTACATAGCAAATTGTTACTCCTATGTGTatacataaatgttattttttttaatcgagATACTGACATGATTGTTTTTTCCTCCCTTTTCAAGACGAGTACAATCTAAACCCGGGTTTAGAGTGGGAGGACGAGTTCACAGGTAGGTTTCAATTCCGACAAAGTCAATCCGCCCAAGTAGAGCCTGTGCCACGTCACTGCATGCCTGTTCGTACTCCTCTTCATATATGTAACGCTATTTATTAGTAGCTGCTAACATCCGCTAGTTCTTAACACCATTTACGTTTGTATGTCCCAATAGCACTTTAGCTTAGCATATTGAAATGATTTTAAGAACTGGCTTATCGTTTTATGTGGATCTATACAGGTGTatcgttaataaaatattcatatctCACACCAAGGTGAACACAGctttaattgtattacaattatttaaaagctatATTCAATTACACTGTTTCAACCAAAGCAATGTCTATCAATCTGTTTTCGtcacagcgtaaacaaaaCATAGATGAATAAAGGGACCAATACAAAAACTTCATACAGATAACTTTATTGACAAAGTAGTTGTAaggagatatttttaaaagggtGGCAACGCACatacgagccttctggcaacgTGGGTGTCCACGCGTATGACGTAACATCAGGCTTTCTGCCCATTTGccgttaaataaaacaaattgttgaCGGCTATTCAAAACCACTTTtcacttaatatattatatacttcaaTTAAAACGTCCTGTATCCATCCATTTACATACGagttataacaattttactatacattatttatgttacacCCTATATTATGCTGAAATAATTTGCATGTGACAGAAAATGTATGCACGATAATCGCCTCAtgtaggtatttttatttatgtgtctCCCAGTGGAGAGCTCGGGAagttttttttgcatttaataATTCGTTGTTTTGTTTAGCTTTCTGTCACGACTTGCTTAATAGTGTGAAGTTTCTATTTCTGATTCGCCACTCATCATTTAAGGTtctttttgcaattttttacCACTTGAAGAATATGTAGATACAAGAAAAAAGAAGGAATCAGTAACAACTGCTCATCCTTTATCCTTATAAAAGCTCATTActgtcttaaaataaatacaatttctcGGGCTAATTTAAGACACCAAGACAGGTTGGGTTTCTTCACTTAGAAGTTTGGTAGTGCTTTAGTTCCATTTTGGATATATTCTAAGGGATTTTATCTATTCCAAAGTATGATTTATACTattcttgtaaaaaaaatagtaaccATGCTTCGGAGTAGACAACGACGACGCTTAAACaatttatcttattataaCAAGTGCTTCAGTTTGGACATACaggttgtaaaaaaaatccttccATCCAGCAATCTACAATTTCAAGATTTCGTACACATTTTgcaaaattaacttttaactgTAGTCAATACACTAATCTTAATCTCATATTCGAACTAATAAGATAAATTGATTAGGATTTTAATACTATCAAATCTTACATTTCGCTAGTAGAGTAGATTTGCTGCTGTCTTACATTCGCTCCACTGTTCCTCACTTGCAAAATGTCTCATGATGTTATGAATTCTACcgaaaactaatatttaaccACATCATTTcaaatatcttatattttcaCATCATGAAGCATAATTTGGCTGACATACTTTCCAAACATAacgtactttaaaaataatacaaaacttgCGAGCCAATAATTTGCTCGCggatttcaaaataattgtattcctcaataaatatataaattaccgATGGTAAGTCAAAGAAAGTAAGTCAATCACGCATGTCCCCCACGCGGCGCACAAGGGCCATTCTTATTCACCGTCCAGTGCTTACATTCGACGGCGACGCCACGCGGCAAGGCGAGGATGAAGAGGCAGCATTCCATGGAAAACTCCCGCCGGGCATCCTGCCCCACGGGCTGCCTACGGTTAAGGAGGTCCAGCCGGCCGTCACCGCGACGCCGCACGAGAAGAAAGAGGAGGAGAAGGAGAAGAAAGGTGCGCATTTAACCGtctttctttctttaaaatgGCAGATAATttagagaaaataaattactttgatATTGTTACTACGACTCCCGTATGTTAAAACCGTacgttttataatactttaattaatatcacGTGGGCTTTATTATATCTACTAAATAAAAgcagttttttatttgttaatattttatttcctaaCAGTTCGGGAGTTGAGCAACGACGAGAAGCAGACGATAATGCTGTCAGCGGAGTTCCAGAAGTTCGTTTCTAAAGCTGGACGCGTCATTGAACGCGCTTTAGCCGAAGAAGTGGACATTTACACGGACTACACTGGCGGTGGAGACAACGAAAATGCGcagtatgttatatattagcCTGTTTACAAACCAtgtcattttcatatatacatacaacatATGGTTCATTCAGTCGCTTCCTTTCCGTGTGTCTTCTGACTATCTCTCTATAGACTTGCTACTTcgtatatagaaataaatcacTGGCGCTACCTTTTcatgtctgggcctcagaatgTAATAGGTTACGCCGTCaatttttggttctaaggcaagccgggtTCCTAACGTAGccagaaattccattggtgcacagccgggaatcgaacctacgatctcggGGATGATATTCTCACGCTGAAGCTAGGCTAAcactgatttaactacttattGTGTAAACGAAGTAAAAATATGTGAAGTTACGCTTTTGAACATCCAAAAATTACTTTACTCCaagtttttaaacaaaggGTGTAGAACAGAAGAGAAGAAATGACAACTTTACGTCCGTTTTATCACCGActtttgttttacaagatCCTTCCTAGGACCTAATATGTatcgaataaaataatactataataatcaCGCCAGATTGTTAAATGAATGCAATCCCCAGGGACGACAAATCTGCAGCGCGTCTCTCCTTGGTCCGCACTTTCTACGACGAGCGCTGGTCTCGGGGCCGCTGCGTGACCTGCGTCGACTGGTCTTCGGCGCACCCCGAACTCCTCCTGGCCTCGTACCACAACAGTGACGATGCACCCCACGACCCGGACGGAGTCTGTCTCATTTGGAACACCAAATTCAAGAAGACGACCCCAGAGGATATCTTCCACTGTCAGTCGCCGGTCATGAGTGCGACTTTTGCTAAGTATGTTCTCGTAATTACTTGCTTAAAAATTTTGACAAACTGggaaactattattattatgtatattattcaaaatacatgCTAATGGGTGTTATAATTACATcaaggattttatttatatttttataataatattattttgtctgATACAGGTTCCATCAAAATCTAATCCTCGGAGGCACTTATTCGGGTCAGATAGTATTGTGGGACAATCGCGTGCAAAAAAGGACGCCCATACAACGCTCGCCGCTGTCTTCGCTCGCACACACTGTATGTTTATCACGAGttatcgtttttttaaattaagcagGTTTCAAAATTAAGCTTTTTAGCTTTTAGCTCAAATCTTAACATGTTCCTATAATAAGAGCTTCTAAATTTACCGTATATAACATTTGTTActtctttatttatagatgacaaataaataaataaaataataatttttgctagccttgaaattaaatttagccATAAATGTCTGCAGCACCCAGTCTACTGTCTGTCGGTAGTGGGCAGTCAGAACGCTCACAACCTGATCTCAGTGTCGACGGACGGTCGGATGTGCTCCTGGTCTTTGGACATGATGTCTCAGCCCCAAGAGACCTTGGACTTGCAGCACAGGCAGAGCAAAGCCGTGGCAGTCACCTCGATGGGATTCCCTCACGGAGATGTTAACAACTTTGTACTGGGAAGTGAGGACGGGAATGTTTACACGGGTGAGTTGTTGGAGAAAAGAGATGGACTCTCTTATTGCTTACGATGTATTCGAGTGAATAGTTCGTCGTTTGGTAATTGGATATAATTCACGAagatattcataataaaataatattcacccAACACAGGATGTCGTCACGGGCAACGTGCCGGCGTGTCGGAGTGCGTGGAGGCGCACGCGGGCCCCGTCACGGCCGTGTCGTGTCACGCAGCGGCCGGACCGCTCGATCTCTCGCACCTCTATCTCACCGCTTCCATGGACTGGAGTGTCAAGCTGTGGAGTCTCAAGGTCAATACTAATTGTATAAAGCTAAATAGATTTTCGGTTGAACGCGCTGATCTCGGCATGTATTATTGTTCGAATTGAATTTTGTCACATGCAAGGTGTTTCATAGGTTATCacgttaaaattataacgCACAAGAAGGCagcgatttaaaattattttgaaattttcaattatatatgttaagcCATTCGGTCACAatgttttcttgtttttttacaaaaaacatcACATTTTATgtagtaaaaatacaattatgggTTATTTCCCATTGATAACTTTTACAATGATGTTGCCgcgtaatattttgtattacgcTATTGTGTGAAAAGTATGGAAATATCTATTTAACCCCTGCCATATATGAGAACAAATTTTGAACAATGCACCAAATTCTTAAtactgttacgaagacgggtcgactgcaatgtttctatatttttccactacttagagaacttttcagcaggctgtaatatgatttctgaccgtttcaggagaggggtcaatcacatattagaaaattgtaattttcataatgttaccctagttttcaggaagctgaaaccttttttcagtcggtttcagaacatgtgtagtcgagtggtgcagttttcaggagacccgttttcaggcgttttcaggcctagttatacccctttgataaaggaatattctagaccgaactttctaggtgtgagacaaggacgaaatgatacgagagagagagagagaagatcagaaatttctcgaaactagacgagcactctagaacgccgtacgacaaggacggagcaacgtgcgaaagagacaaagagtgcgaacgttctagaattgtgcaatcgctacgcagtagcaagcccgcctagaaagttctcgaatattgtttagaattattcccagggatatataagcgagccgaaacgcgactagtcgcctttagttttgaatgcgataacaagagagaaacaccgaagcgataaagtgcgaataaagtgattacaagtgataaagaactgtgtgaagtgtgcaatagtgaagtaataagtgattgtttttgtgtgtgtaattagtgcatctctgctattaatttgtgcccataaattcctcatttgatttaccaataaataaacccttgaagaaatccacggcattttctatccgatcccctagctcgtaacaataccTTAACTATAaccaataataaatctaaaccaacaagaaaaaaacaattttcttaaataattaaaaatat
This is a stretch of genomic DNA from Pieris brassicae chromosome 1, ilPieBrab1.1, whole genome shotgun sequence. It encodes these proteins:
- the LOC123708384 gene encoding cytoplasmic dynein 1 intermediate chain isoform X3 — encoded protein: MSTTDRKLELERKKAKLQALRDEKDRRRREKEQKDAEEALHRASTASSLDSRRDLDEMLSSLGVAPVKDVLSSLSSMTSLTPPQTASPDASLPHTDKSSIPHGTPKKPPQLQVVSVQSTDIPPKENLTYAKQTQTTTSGVTELRDAHAADYYDEYNLNPGLEWEDEFTVLTFDGDATRQGEDEEAAFHGKLPPGILPHGLPTVKEVQPAVTATPHEKKEEEKEKKVRELSNDEKQTIMLSAEFQKFVSKAGRVIERALAEEVDIYTDYTGGGDNENAQDDKSAARLSLVRTFYDERWSRGRCVTCVDWSSAHPELLLASYHNSDDAPHDPDGVCLIWNTKFKKTTPEDIFHCQSPVMSATFAKFHQNLILGGTYSGQIVLWDNRVQKRTPIQRSPLSSLAHTHPVYCLSVVGSQNAHNLISVSTDGRMCSWSLDMMSQPQETLDLQHRQSKAVAVTSMGFPHGDVNNFVLGSEDGNVYTGCRHGQRAGVSECVEAHAGPVTAVSCHAAAGPLDLSHLYLTASMDWSVKLWSLKENKPLYSFEDSGDYVSDARWSPVHPALFAAVDAHGRLDLWNLNRDTEVPIASITSQDGVAFNRVSWSPNGALLTAGDDAGKIWVYELAEQVYQPRHDEWTKLVYTLQELRNNQLDEETDRLSVTSGPPSLGSLTSLASNPLR
- the LOC123708384 gene encoding cytoplasmic dynein 1 intermediate chain isoform X1, whose protein sequence is MSTTDRKLELERKKAKLQALRDEKDRRRREKEQKDAEEALHRASTASSLDSRRDLDEMLSSLGVAPVKDVLSSLSSMTSLTPPQTASPDASLPHTDKSSIPHGTPKKPPQLQVVSVQSTDIPPKENLTYAKQTQTTTSGVTELRDGYMEDWWRPRKAHAADYYDEYNLNPGLEWEDEFTVLTFDGDATRQGEDEEAAFHGKLPPGILPHGLPTVKEVQPAVTATPHEKKEEEKEKKVRELSNDEKQTIMLSAEFQKFVSKAGRVIERALAEEVDIYTDYTGGGDNENAQDDKSAARLSLVRTFYDERWSRGRCVTCVDWSSAHPELLLASYHNSDDAPHDPDGVCLIWNTKFKKTTPEDIFHCQSPVMSATFAKFHQNLILGGTYSGQIVLWDNRVQKRTPIQRSPLSSLAHTHPVYCLSVVGSQNAHNLISVSTDGRMCSWSLDMMSQPQETLDLQHRQSKAVAVTSMGFPHGDVNNFVLGSEDGNVYTGCRHGQRAGVSECVEAHAGPVTAVSCHAAAGPLDLSHLYLTASMDWSVKLWSLKENKPLYSFEDSGDYVSDARWSPVHPALFAAVDAHGRLDLWNLNRDTEVPIASITSQDGVAFNRVSWSPNGALLTAGDDAGKIWVYELAEQVYQPRHDEWTKLVYTLQELRNNQLDEETDRLSVTSGPPSLGSLTSLASNPLR
- the LOC123708384 gene encoding cytoplasmic dynein 1 intermediate chain isoform X10, whose product is MSTTDRKLELERKKAKLQALRDEKDRRRREKEQKDAEEALHRASTASSLDSRRDLDEMLSSLGVAPVKDVLSSLSSMTSLTPPQTASPDASLPHTDKSSIPHGTPKKPPQLQVVSVQSTDIPPKENLTYAKQTQTTTSGVTELRDGYMEDWWRPRKAHAADYYGEDEEAAFHGKLPPGILPHGLPTVKEVQPAVTATPHEKKEEEKEKKVRELSNDEKQTIMLSAEFQKFVSKAGRVIERALAEEVDIYTDYTGGGDNENAQDDKSAARLSLVRTFYDERWSRGRCVTCVDWSSAHPELLLASYHNSDDAPHDPDGVCLIWNTKFKKTTPEDIFHCQSPVMSATFAKFHQNLILGGTYSGQIVLWDNRVQKRTPIQRSPLSSLAHTHPVYCLSVVGSQNAHNLISVSTDGRMCSWSLDMMSQPQETLDLQHRQSKAVAVTSMGFPHGDVNNFVLGSEDGNVYTGCRHGQRAGVSECVEAHAGPVTAVSCHAAAGPLDLSHLYLTASMDWSVKLWSLKENKPLYSFEDSGDYVSDARWSPVHPALFAAVDAHGRLDLWNLNRDTEVPIASITSQDGVAFNRVSWSPNGALLTAGDDAGKIWVYELAEQVYQPRHDEWTKLVYTLQELRNNQLDEETDRLSVTSGPPSLGSLTSLASNPLR
- the LOC123708384 gene encoding cytoplasmic dynein 1 intermediate chain isoform X2, whose protein sequence is MSTTDRKLELERKKAKLQALRDEKDRRRREKEQKDAEEALHRASTASSLDSRRDLDEMLSSLGVAPVKDVLSSLSSMTSLTPPQTASPDASLPHTDKSSIPHGTPKKPPQLQVVSVQSTDIPPKENLTYAKQTQTTTSGVTELRDGYMEDWWRPRKDEYNLNPGLEWEDEFTVLTFDGDATRQGEDEEAAFHGKLPPGILPHGLPTVKEVQPAVTATPHEKKEEEKEKKVRELSNDEKQTIMLSAEFQKFVSKAGRVIERALAEEVDIYTDYTGGGDNENAQDDKSAARLSLVRTFYDERWSRGRCVTCVDWSSAHPELLLASYHNSDDAPHDPDGVCLIWNTKFKKTTPEDIFHCQSPVMSATFAKFHQNLILGGTYSGQIVLWDNRVQKRTPIQRSPLSSLAHTHPVYCLSVVGSQNAHNLISVSTDGRMCSWSLDMMSQPQETLDLQHRQSKAVAVTSMGFPHGDVNNFVLGSEDGNVYTGCRHGQRAGVSECVEAHAGPVTAVSCHAAAGPLDLSHLYLTASMDWSVKLWSLKENKPLYSFEDSGDYVSDARWSPVHPALFAAVDAHGRLDLWNLNRDTEVPIASITSQDGVAFNRVSWSPNGALLTAGDDAGKIWVYELAEQVYQPRHDEWTKLVYTLQELRNNQLDEETDRLSVTSGPPSLGSLTSLASNPLR
- the LOC123708384 gene encoding cytoplasmic dynein 1 intermediate chain isoform X4, which translates into the protein MSTTDRKLELERKKAKLQALRDEKDRRRREKEQKDAEEALHRASTASSLDSRRDLDEMLSSLGVAPVKDVLSSLSSMTSLTPPQTASPDASLPHTDKSSIPHGTPKKPPQLQVVSVQSTDIPPKENLTYAKQTQTTTSGVTELRDGYMEDWWRPRKAHAADYYDEYNLNPGLEWEDEFTGEDEEAAFHGKLPPGILPHGLPTVKEVQPAVTATPHEKKEEEKEKKVRELSNDEKQTIMLSAEFQKFVSKAGRVIERALAEEVDIYTDYTGGGDNENAQDDKSAARLSLVRTFYDERWSRGRCVTCVDWSSAHPELLLASYHNSDDAPHDPDGVCLIWNTKFKKTTPEDIFHCQSPVMSATFAKFHQNLILGGTYSGQIVLWDNRVQKRTPIQRSPLSSLAHTHPVYCLSVVGSQNAHNLISVSTDGRMCSWSLDMMSQPQETLDLQHRQSKAVAVTSMGFPHGDVNNFVLGSEDGNVYTGCRHGQRAGVSECVEAHAGPVTAVSCHAAAGPLDLSHLYLTASMDWSVKLWSLKENKPLYSFEDSGDYVSDARWSPVHPALFAAVDAHGRLDLWNLNRDTEVPIASITSQDGVAFNRVSWSPNGALLTAGDDAGKIWVYELAEQVYQPRHDEWTKLVYTLQELRNNQLDEETDRLSVTSGPPSLGSLTSLASNPLR
- the LOC123708384 gene encoding cytoplasmic dynein 1 intermediate chain isoform X5, which translates into the protein MSTTDRKLELERKKAKLQALRDEKDRRRREKEQKDAEEALHRASTASSLDSRRDLDEMLSSLGVAPVKDVLSSLSSMTSLTPPQTASPDASLPHTDKSSIPHGTPKKPPQLQVVSVQSTDIPPKENLTYAKQTQTTTSGVTELRDGYMEDWWRPRKAHAADYYVLTFDGDATRQGEDEEAAFHGKLPPGILPHGLPTVKEVQPAVTATPHEKKEEEKEKKVRELSNDEKQTIMLSAEFQKFVSKAGRVIERALAEEVDIYTDYTGGGDNENAQDDKSAARLSLVRTFYDERWSRGRCVTCVDWSSAHPELLLASYHNSDDAPHDPDGVCLIWNTKFKKTTPEDIFHCQSPVMSATFAKFHQNLILGGTYSGQIVLWDNRVQKRTPIQRSPLSSLAHTHPVYCLSVVGSQNAHNLISVSTDGRMCSWSLDMMSQPQETLDLQHRQSKAVAVTSMGFPHGDVNNFVLGSEDGNVYTGCRHGQRAGVSECVEAHAGPVTAVSCHAAAGPLDLSHLYLTASMDWSVKLWSLKENKPLYSFEDSGDYVSDARWSPVHPALFAAVDAHGRLDLWNLNRDTEVPIASITSQDGVAFNRVSWSPNGALLTAGDDAGKIWVYELAEQVYQPRHDEWTKLVYTLQELRNNQLDEETDRLSVTSGPPSLGSLTSLASNPLR